The Paenibacillus uliginis N3/975 genome has a window encoding:
- a CDS encoding copper amine oxidase N-terminal domain-containing protein: MFKRLNFVLIAFITTTLFFTSYNTASADDTIKVFVNTKEVVLDQKPIIKNGRTLVPLRFISEYLGNDVKWDPKKKVVNIVYSIGNINYTVTLQIGQKTAIKTPSSYLYKYSQEDVVHIQSDVPSQIINGRTVVPLRFIGELLGIDVRSDYQNKDIYISSLGVNLIPSDFEKDVYDKELRKVKDFGKPTVNYEKFLALDADHFNSIDLDYLFAKKPSVDLFGAPEAFRDGFNEIIISGPIKTNYLNMMIYKGKDLPILSYPDVTAESTATIKEDMTYDEVVKIFGGPGVLSGKGTLREEYKWVSSTEKGEAYITFVKKDTSLYVTPSPYRSYSWENIY; the protein is encoded by the coding sequence ATGTTTAAAAGATTAAATTTTGTTTTAATAGCTTTCATTACGACAACTCTATTTTTTACATCTTATAATACCGCTAGTGCTGATGATACTATTAAAGTATTTGTAAACACTAAAGAAGTAGTATTGGATCAGAAACCTATAATAAAAAATGGCCGCACTCTTGTGCCACTTCGATTTATATCTGAATATTTAGGTAATGATGTAAAATGGGATCCGAAAAAGAAAGTCGTTAATATTGTTTACTCTATCGGAAACATTAACTACACTGTTACCTTACAAATTGGTCAAAAAACGGCTATTAAAACTCCCAGCTCTTATTTGTATAAATACAGTCAAGAAGATGTAGTACATATTCAATCAGATGTACCTAGTCAGATTATTAATGGAAGAACTGTTGTCCCCTTAAGATTTATAGGTGAATTGCTTGGTATAGATGTCCGCTCAGATTACCAAAACAAAGATATATATATTTCTAGTTTAGGCGTGAACTTAATCCCATCTGATTTTGAAAAGGATGTATATGATAAAGAATTGCGTAAGGTGAAAGATTTTGGTAAGCCTACAGTCAATTATGAAAAATTCCTAGCTCTTGATGCTGATCATTTCAACTCAATCGATCTTGATTATCTTTTTGCTAAAAAGCCTAGTGTTGACTTATTTGGAGCCCCAGAAGCTTTCCGTGATGGCTTCAATGAAATTATAATATCAGGGCCCATTAAAACAAATTATTTAAATATGATGATATATAAGGGAAAGGATCTACCTATTTTAAGCTACCCAGATGTTACAGCCGAAAGTACTGCTACTATTAAAGAAGACATGACCTATGATGAAGTGGTCAAAATATTTGGTGGTCCTGGAGTATTATCAGGTAAAGGTACTCTTCGAGAGGAATACAAATGGGTATCGTCCACAGAGAAGGGTGAAGCATATATCACATTTGTTAAAAAGGACACTTCTCTTTATGTCACACCATCTCCATATAGATCGTATTCTTGGGAAAATATTTATTGA
- a CDS encoding topoisomerase C-terminal repeat-containing protein, with translation MNINLKKAKALAEGREILIKNIPGKEGKASYDLYLKLLPDGKFDTRFPTVDDESLGDCPKCGKAIVEGSKIFGCSGWKEGCNFRIGKTFRRIDMPAAAVKSLLVGRKVLMKGFQSEKGSYDLVLYIENYELKSRFPDPSELSLGVCPICKKHVVERSTFFSCSNAKCSFRLPKTFLEQTIKASQMKKLLRSGKTDLIEGLKGGKHGTFDTRLGYDRENNRYSFVK, from the coding sequence GTGAATATCAATCTTAAAAAAGCAAAGGCCCTTGCAGAAGGTAGAGAGATCCTGATTAAAAATATCCCTGGTAAGGAGGGGAAAGCATCGTACGATCTTTATTTGAAGCTCCTTCCGGATGGGAAGTTCGATACTCGTTTTCCGACCGTAGATGATGAGAGCTTGGGAGACTGTCCGAAATGTGGAAAAGCTATTGTAGAAGGTAGCAAGATATTTGGTTGCAGTGGTTGGAAAGAAGGCTGTAATTTTAGAATAGGGAAGACGTTCCGCAGAATTGACATGCCTGCTGCAGCGGTAAAATCACTCTTAGTTGGTAGGAAAGTTCTTATGAAAGGATTCCAGAGTGAAAAAGGTTCCTATGACTTAGTCCTTTATATTGAGAACTATGAGTTGAAGAGTCGTTTTCCGGATCCTTCAGAGCTTAGTTTGGGGGTATGTCCGATCTGTAAAAAACACGTTGTTGAGAGGTCTACTTTTTTCAGCTGCAGTAACGCTAAATGCTCATTCCGTTTGCCAAAAACCTTTCTGGAGCAAACGATCAAAGCATCACAAATGAAAAAATTGCTTAGGTCCGGAAAGACGGATCTCATTGAAGGATTAAAAGGTGGGAAGCACGGAACGTTTGATACTAGGCTTGGTTACGATAGGGAAAACAATCGGTATTCATTTGTTAAATAG
- a CDS encoding adenosine deaminase — MIESKIAKTFFAGVLLSTSISIPAFAQDQGNLPSSLPVSQMDQAKSLSDLVESTTSNSVTFTDGSTLFAYDNHYIATDTNGKEELKITNVDDNKVKIENLQTGEVNYSIKEVKPIQEDLSSSPQLFAAGFEYKGAVENSTEILYTTASAIAGVLASFIGGPVGGKVAGILVSVGSYYLSMNAPRAYWITKTYTKEDRQSSSYATLTIRRDHHYYKYHDFTSFINTASTIQVCQPYGCGPVEDY, encoded by the coding sequence ATGATAGAATCAAAAATTGCTAAAACATTTTTTGCAGGAGTTCTGCTCTCTACATCTATTTCAATTCCAGCCTTCGCTCAGGATCAGGGAAATTTACCATCTTCTTTACCAGTATCACAAATGGATCAAGCTAAAAGCCTTTCAGACTTAGTTGAAAGCACAACCAGTAATTCTGTCACTTTTACAGATGGTTCTACATTATTTGCATACGACAATCACTATATTGCAACAGATACAAATGGAAAAGAAGAGCTCAAAATCACAAATGTTGATGATAATAAAGTAAAGATTGAAAACCTGCAAACCGGCGAAGTGAATTATTCAATTAAAGAAGTTAAACCCATTCAAGAAGATCTCAGTTCTTCTCCACAATTATTTGCAGCTGGTTTTGAATATAAAGGAGCGGTAGAAAATTCGACTGAAATATTATATACCACTGCCTCTGCAATAGCAGGTGTACTCGCTTCCTTTATAGGCGGACCTGTAGGTGGAAAAGTAGCAGGAATACTTGTAAGCGTTGGCAGTTATTATCTTTCTATGAATGCACCAAGAGCCTATTGGATAACAAAAACATACACTAAAGAAGATAGGCAAAGTAGTTCATATGCGACTTTAACCATTAGGAGAGACCACCACTATTATAAATATCATGATTTTACTTCATTTATTAATACTGCTTCGACAATTCAGGTTTGCCAACCTTATGGTTGTGGTCCAGTCGAAGATTATTGA
- a CDS encoding recombinase family protein — protein MKIAYGRVSAKDQNPERQLVKFRELGVEDRFIFVDKQSGKDFERPRYQAMRLMIREGDLIYLDALDRLGRDYDGIISEWKYITREIGADIVCLDNETLFDSRKFKTMGDLGKLLEDQFLSMLAYVAEQERKKNRQRQAEGIEVAKASGVTFGRPRHDIDETFIQFYKEWKGGHITATAAMQKVGMKRTTFYRRVKEYEEEQL, from the coding sequence ATGAAGATTGCTTATGGTCGAGTATCAGCCAAAGATCAAAATCCGGAACGACAGCTCGTCAAGTTCCGGGAGCTGGGCGTTGAGGATCGCTTTATTTTTGTGGACAAGCAGAGCGGCAAAGATTTTGAGCGGCCGCGTTATCAGGCCATGCGTCTGATGATACGAGAAGGCGACCTGATTTATTTGGACGCATTGGACCGATTGGGCCGGGACTACGACGGAATCATTAGCGAATGGAAGTATATCACGCGGGAGATCGGGGCGGACATTGTATGCCTGGATAACGAAACGTTATTCGACTCTCGGAAATTCAAAACGATGGGCGATTTGGGGAAATTGCTGGAAGATCAGTTTTTAAGTATGCTTGCCTATGTGGCCGAGCAGGAGCGTAAGAAAAATCGGCAGCGGCAGGCAGAAGGGATCGAGGTTGCAAAGGCAAGCGGTGTTACATTTGGTCGGCCCCGGCATGACATTGACGAAACATTTATTCAGTTCTACAAAGAATGGAAAGGTGGGCATATTACAGCAACGGCGGCTATGCAGAAAGTCGGTATGAAGAGAACTACATTCTATCGCCGTGTTAAGGAATATGAAGAGGAACAGCTTTGA
- a CDS encoding copper amine oxidase N-terminal domain-containing protein produces MQWEDGRITHIETLLKDGVTYGSLFSGSEAGLLWEMENDNMAVLRRNEKRIVVHMGSRIAEVDGREVDMGSEPVRYISHLYVPIRFLASVLDGEVANRDTKTGKVTVTGLNNYTDAFYGSMMGYSYMIRAAKGDLEITGAYTGQKTTIPLGIKDINVNTHDLTLNFKWTPKNLLIVTIEYSNRKTGDYDLYALVFKNQGMIRKSVAHGLMEQHEILKSDGTIQLIDDKNIRIIDDGSGDVLEVITR; encoded by the coding sequence ATGCAATGGGAAGACGGCCGTATCACTCATATTGAGACGCTACTTAAGGACGGAGTGACTTACGGAAGTTTATTCTCGGGCAGCGAAGCAGGTCTGCTTTGGGAGATGGAGAATGACAATATGGCGGTTCTGAGGAGGAATGAGAAGCGCATTGTTGTCCACATGGGAAGCAGAATTGCCGAAGTAGATGGTCGAGAAGTGGATATGGGTAGTGAACCTGTGCGGTATATTAGTCACCTTTATGTGCCGATTAGATTCCTCGCATCTGTTTTGGACGGGGAAGTGGCCAATCGGGATACGAAGACGGGAAAGGTAACTGTGACTGGACTCAACAATTATACTGATGCTTTTTATGGCAGCATGATGGGATACAGCTATATGATTCGCGCAGCAAAAGGAGATCTTGAGATTACTGGTGCTTATACGGGACAAAAGACCACGATTCCGCTAGGCATAAAAGACATTAATGTGAATACTCATGATCTCACCTTAAACTTTAAGTGGACTCCCAAGAATTTACTTATTGTAACAATTGAATATTCTAATCGAAAGACTGGAGACTACGATCTGTATGCGTTGGTATTCAAGAATCAAGGGATGATTCGCAAATCCGTAGCTCACGGGTTAATGGAGCAGCATGAAATCTTAAAGTCGGACGGCACAATTCAACTCATTGATGACAAAAATATACGTATTATTGATGATGGAAGCGGGGATGTACTTGAAGTGATTACTCGGTAA
- a CDS encoding PadR family transcriptional regulator has protein sequence MENLTEMLKGSLEGCVLEIISRHETYGYEITRRLNELGFTEVVEGTVYTILVRLEKKKLVNIEKKPSDMGPPRKFYSLNEAGRQELELFWKKWDFVSSKINVLKSI, from the coding sequence ATGGAAAATTTAACTGAAATGCTGAAGGGTTCGCTGGAAGGCTGCGTACTGGAAATCATCAGCCGCCATGAAACCTATGGCTACGAGATTACCCGCCGACTGAACGAGCTAGGGTTTACCGAAGTCGTCGAAGGGACGGTCTACACCATCCTCGTGCGATTAGAAAAGAAAAAACTGGTGAACATCGAAAAGAAACCGTCAGATATGGGGCCGCCCCGCAAATTTTACTCACTTAATGAGGCTGGCCGCCAGGAACTTGAATTGTTTTGGAAAAAATGGGATTTTGTATCATCAAAAATCAACGTCTTGAAGTCAATCTAG
- a CDS encoding DUF1048 domain-containing protein, which translates to MMEMFKKMIGDKKEYKMMMARVEALPEDYQFVFKKIQNYMWNFATGNGMDMLHIQYEIIELFEAGAAEGRQVLEITGEDVTSFADELVANAKTYVAKYREDLNQSIMKRLGKK; encoded by the coding sequence ATGATGGAAATGTTCAAAAAAATGATTGGTGATAAAAAAGAGTACAAGATGATGATGGCACGGGTTGAAGCCTTGCCAGAGGACTACCAGTTCGTATTTAAGAAAATTCAAAACTACATGTGGAATTTCGCAACGGGCAACGGGATGGATATGCTGCACATTCAGTATGAAATAATCGAGTTGTTCGAAGCTGGTGCGGCGGAAGGCAGACAAGTGCTGGAAATCACTGGGGAAGACGTGACGTCCTTCGCCGACGAACTAGTTGCAAACGCTAAAACCTATGTCGCCAAGTATCGTGAAGATTTGAATCAGAGTATCATGAAGCGATTGGGAAAAAAATAA
- a CDS encoding ABC transporter ATP-binding protein, translating into MSNAAISVKGLKKSFKDKEVLKGVDFEVRRGEIFALLGSNGAGKTTTVNILSTLMKPDGGEVGICGFDVQRQPDHVRQSISLTGQFAALDGMLTGRENLMMIAKLRGVSNPAQVADNLLARFSLTDAANRRADKYSGGMKRRIDIAMSLIGTPAVIFLDEPTTGLDPEARIEVWDTVKELAGGGTTILLTTQYLEEAEQLADRIAILHGGKIITTGTLTELKEMFPPAKVEYIEKQPTLEEIFLAIIGKKEER; encoded by the coding sequence ATGAGCAATGCAGCGATTTCTGTAAAAGGGTTAAAAAAATCCTTTAAAGACAAGGAAGTCTTAAAGGGGGTGGATTTTGAGGTGCGGCGTGGTGAAATTTTCGCACTGCTGGGCTCAAATGGAGCGGGCAAGACGACGACGGTCAACATCCTCTCGACGCTGATGAAGCCCGATGGCGGCGAAGTAGGGATTTGCGGCTTTGACGTCCAGCGTCAACCGGATCATGTTCGCCAGAGCATCAGCCTGACAGGGCAGTTCGCAGCTTTAGACGGCATGCTCACCGGGCGGGAAAACCTGATGATGATCGCCAAGTTGCGAGGAGTTTCCAATCCCGCTCAAGTCGCTGACAATCTGCTTGCAAGATTCAGCCTGACCGATGCGGCCAACCGCCGGGCAGACAAATATTCCGGCGGGATGAAGCGCCGGATTGACATCGCCATGAGCTTGATCGGGACGCCAGCAGTCATTTTTCTCGACGAACCGACGACAGGGCTTGATCCCGAAGCGCGGATTGAAGTCTGGGATACCGTCAAGGAGCTTGCCGGCGGCGGCACGACCATCTTGCTGACGACCCAGTACCTGGAGGAAGCCGAACAACTGGCGGACCGTATCGCCATCCTGCATGGCGGAAAAATCATCACGACCGGTACCCTTACCGAACTCAAAGAGATGTTCCCGCCAGCGAAAGTGGAATACATTGAGAAGCAGCCGACATTGGAGGAAATTTTCCTCGCGATCATCGGCAAAAAGGAGGAGAGGTAA
- a CDS encoding ABC transporter permease produces MKSKTGILLGRLMRNIMRSPDTIITVAITPIMMMLLFVYVFGGAIETGTDNYVNYLLPGILLMAIASGVAYTSVRLFTDVKSGLMSRFITMPIKRSSVLWAHVLTSLVSNALTLVVVILVALLMGFRSSADILDWLAVAGILGLFTLALTWLAVIPGLTAGSMEGATAYSYPLIFLPFISSAFVPTETMPKIVRAFAENQPVTSIVNAIRAHLYEGSVGNDIWIALAWCVGIMVIAYFFASKAFKRQLG; encoded by the coding sequence ATGAAAAGCAAAACAGGGATATTACTAGGGCGTTTAATGCGCAACATCATGCGCAGCCCGGATACGATTATTACGGTGGCGATTACGCCGATTATGATGATGCTGCTGTTTGTCTACGTATTTGGCGGCGCCATAGAGACAGGCACGGACAACTACGTCAATTATTTATTGCCGGGAATCTTGCTGATGGCTATCGCATCCGGCGTCGCTTACACTTCCGTGCGGCTGTTTACGGATGTAAAGAGCGGGCTGATGTCGCGTTTCATTACCATGCCCATCAAGCGCTCGTCGGTATTGTGGGCTCACGTGTTGACCTCGCTTGTTTCCAATGCGCTTACTCTCGTGGTGGTTATCCTCGTTGCGCTCTTGATGGGCTTCCGTTCCAGCGCTGATATCCTGGATTGGCTCGCGGTAGCTGGGATACTCGGGCTGTTTACGCTGGCGCTGACATGGCTGGCGGTCATTCCCGGTTTGACAGCGGGATCTATGGAAGGAGCGACAGCCTACTCGTACCCGCTGATTTTCCTGCCGTTTATCAGTTCGGCCTTTGTCCCCACCGAAACCATGCCTAAAATTGTCCGTGCGTTCGCTGAGAACCAGCCCGTGACTTCAATCGTGAATGCGATTCGTGCCCACTTGTATGAAGGGTCTGTTGGCAACGATATCTGGATCGCGCTTGCCTGGTGTGTCGGCATCATGGTCATCGCTTACTTCTTCGCCAGTAAAGCATTTAAACGCCAGTTAGGGTAA
- the gltX gene encoding glutamate--tRNA ligase: MSNENMAELLFPDVGQLPTDIYSLYPPRNLSSSAMVTRFAPSPTGLLNIGGLYATLISERLAHQSNGVFFLRIEDTDKKREIKGSIENIINSLAYFGIHFDEGPTLSGDDKGDYGPYKQSSRIQIYKVFIKHLVRNGLAYPCFCNADDLQKIRISQQNLKVTTGYYGQWAKHRDISFEQAKEEILNGKPFVIRLRSLGSSDTRIKYHDLVKGPIELPENDQDIVIMKTDGLPTYHFAHAIDDYLMGTTHVIRGDEWLSSVPTHIQLFETLGFRIPEYGHIAPIMKQVGASKRKFSKRKDLDGTAEYYKEQGYSGMAIGEYFMNLINSDFEEWRMATPHKSFRDFFIYTDKMNASGALLDMNKLGDISKDVISRLTGKQVFDHLYTWSKEFDTELYTLIDKNKEYTVKILNIGRTIEKPRKDYSKWSDVKTMIAFFYDEWFEKDVLSGYKLPTNVSFDVAKEIVLGFSKTYRFNNEKEAWFHEIKELAEELGFAKDMKQYKANPNSYKGHVGDVAMVIRVALTNRTNTPDLFDIMKVMGENRVFERMQRFIRI; the protein is encoded by the coding sequence ATGTCAAATGAGAACATGGCAGAACTGTTATTTCCGGATGTCGGGCAGTTACCGACTGATATTTACTCACTGTATCCGCCAAGAAATTTGTCTTCATCTGCTATGGTAACACGTTTTGCACCAAGCCCAACAGGTCTATTAAACATTGGGGGGCTTTACGCAACTTTAATATCGGAGAGATTAGCTCACCAAAGTAATGGGGTATTTTTCCTGCGTATCGAAGACACAGACAAAAAACGCGAAATAAAAGGCAGCATCGAAAACATTATCAATTCATTGGCATACTTCGGGATTCATTTTGATGAAGGACCTACCTTATCAGGTGATGATAAGGGTGATTACGGACCCTATAAACAAAGCTCACGAATACAAATCTATAAGGTATTTATTAAGCACTTAGTGCGAAATGGATTAGCATATCCTTGCTTCTGTAATGCGGACGATTTACAAAAGATAAGAATAAGCCAGCAGAACTTAAAAGTAACAACAGGTTATTATGGTCAATGGGCTAAACATCGAGATATTTCTTTTGAGCAAGCCAAAGAAGAGATTTTAAATGGTAAACCGTTTGTTATTAGACTTAGATCTTTAGGGTCATCAGATACGAGAATAAAGTACCATGATTTGGTGAAAGGTCCGATTGAGTTACCTGAAAATGACCAAGATATTGTTATTATGAAAACGGATGGTTTACCAACATATCACTTTGCTCATGCTATAGACGATTATCTGATGGGTACAACCCATGTCATTAGGGGCGATGAATGGCTTTCATCTGTGCCTACCCATATTCAGTTGTTTGAAACCTTAGGTTTTAGAATACCGGAATACGGACATATTGCTCCAATAATGAAGCAAGTCGGAGCTTCTAAACGGAAATTCAGTAAACGCAAGGATCTTGATGGTACCGCTGAGTATTACAAAGAACAAGGATACTCAGGAATGGCTATAGGTGAATACTTCATGAATCTCATCAATTCTGACTTTGAAGAATGGAGGATGGCAACCCCTCATAAATCATTTAGAGACTTTTTTATCTATACTGATAAAATGAATGCCAGTGGTGCCTTATTAGACATGAATAAACTGGGTGACATCAGCAAGGATGTTATCTCAAGGCTCACGGGTAAACAAGTATTTGACCATTTATACACTTGGTCAAAGGAATTTGATACTGAGCTATATACTTTAATTGACAAGAATAAGGAATACACTGTTAAAATTCTAAATATAGGTCGAACAATTGAGAAACCAAGAAAAGATTATTCAAAGTGGTCAGATGTGAAGACAATGATTGCTTTCTTTTATGACGAATGGTTTGAAAAGGATGTATTGAGTGGCTATAAGTTACCTACAAATGTAAGTTTTGATGTTGCGAAAGAAATTGTACTAGGTTTCAGCAAAACTTATAGGTTTAATAATGAAAAGGAAGCTTGGTTCCATGAAATTAAAGAACTTGCTGAGGAACTCGGATTTGCAAAGGATATGAAGCAATATAAAGCCAACCCTAACAGTTACAAGGGGCATGTTGGTGATGTAGCAATGGTAATTAGGGTCGCTCTAACTAACAGAACCAATACACCTGATTTGTTTGATATTATGAAAGTAATGGGCGAAAATAGGGTTTTTGAACGAATGCAGAGATTTATAAGGATTTAA
- a CDS encoding DUF11 domain-containing protein, protein MVKSVDRTVALPGDTVSFTFEIRNKSNSPLTDLHFVDDFLGLDKTVEFIPAGFFIRLSRTFTIPADIRGETTIVNTALLSSAQTEPITATAEVATTADPKLAISKAVVPSTAFPGEIVFFNITGINIGNVR, encoded by the coding sequence ATGGTCAAGAGTGTGGACCGTACCGTTGCGTTGCCCGGCGATACCGTTTCGTTTACCTTTGAAATCCGCAATAAGTCGAACTCGCCGCTCACTGATTTGCATTTTGTCGATGATTTCCTTGGTCTTGATAAGACCGTGGAGTTCATCCCAGCCGGTTTCTTCATTAGGCTGTCCCGTACCTTCACCATTCCTGCGGACATACGCGGGGAAACGACAATCGTTAATACCGCACTGTTAAGCAGCGCACAAACTGAACCCATAACTGCCACGGCAGAAGTAGCCACAACCGCGGATCCAAAACTCGCGATTAGTAAAGCAGTAGTCCCTTCTACTGCTTTTCCTGGTGAGATTGTGTTCTTCAACATAACAGGCATTAATATCGGGAACGTGCGTTGA
- a CDS encoding PadR family transcriptional regulator — protein sequence MDVEDWKSQIKRGTLEFCILLLIKQRPYYGYEIISKLEQYPIVAAKENTIHPLLRRLW from the coding sequence ATGGATGTCGAAGATTGGAAATCACAAATTAAGCGAGGAACACTCGAATTTTGTATTCTATTGCTAATAAAGCAGCGACCATATTATGGGTATGAAATCATAAGTAAGTTAGAACAGTATCCTATTGTTGCTGCAAAAGAAAATACAATTCATCCACTGCTTAGAAGATTATGGTGA
- a CDS encoding serine hydrolase domain-containing protein, with protein MKIRSQITFASLALLITGSSLLYTSPTSIVKAEPTQNVSSSLQTSTQRDHNSVKQAMRDTLQLGFPGILAKTSEGGKTWGYAAGVANLSTKKPMETDFRFRIGSVTKTFTATVVLQLAGENRLNIDDSIEKWLPGVIQGNGYNGKQITIRQILNHTSGIAEYSRSKDADFMDTKKSYTAEEIVKMGISLPPDFVPGKGWSYSNTGYVLLGILIEKLTGNSYAEEIENRIIEPLELSDTFLPGNSSVIPGTKHARGYSQPDEASEIKDVTYYNPSAGSSAGDMISTADDLNKFFSSLLGGKLLKEQQLKQMLTTVPTGRAGIDGYGLGIFETKLPNGVSIWGHTGGILGFSTIAGGTLGGKHTLVVSLNSLGRDNSPNPFKNILLAEFSK; from the coding sequence ATGAAAATACGTAGTCAAATTACATTTGCAAGTCTGGCCCTTCTAATAACTGGAAGTTCCCTGCTATACACATCGCCAACCTCAATTGTAAAAGCAGAGCCCACTCAAAATGTATCTAGTTCGTTACAAACAAGCACTCAACGAGATCATAATTCCGTCAAGCAAGCAATGCGGGATACATTGCAACTTGGATTCCCGGGGATACTTGCTAAAACTTCTGAGGGTGGAAAAACGTGGGGTTATGCCGCTGGGGTAGCGAATCTGAGCACCAAGAAACCAATGGAAACAGATTTTCGCTTTCGCATTGGCAGCGTGACGAAGACGTTCACCGCAACGGTTGTACTTCAATTAGCTGGAGAGAACCGCTTGAATATAGACGACTCCATCGAAAAATGGTTGCCTGGTGTCATTCAAGGAAACGGATATAATGGTAAACAGATTACCATCCGGCAGATATTGAACCATACAAGTGGTATCGCTGAATACTCAAGGTCAAAAGACGCTGATTTTATGGATACAAAAAAATCGTATACGGCTGAAGAAATAGTGAAGATGGGGATTTCTCTGCCCCCAGACTTTGTCCCAGGAAAGGGATGGTCTTATTCAAACACAGGATACGTATTACTGGGTATTCTTATTGAAAAATTAACCGGAAACAGCTACGCGGAAGAGATTGAAAATCGGATTATTGAACCACTTGAATTGTCGGATACATTCCTACCTGGCAATTCAAGCGTTATTCCAGGCACCAAGCATGCTCGGGGATATTCCCAACCAGACGAAGCAAGTGAGATAAAAGACGTTACATATTATAACCCAAGTGCAGGTAGCTCGGCTGGAGATATGATTTCTACTGCTGACGACTTAAATAAATTCTTCTCTTCCTTGCTCGGTGGCAAATTACTGAAGGAACAGCAACTAAAACAAATGCTTACTACAGTTCCTACAGGAAGAGCAGGAATCGATGGATATGGTCTTGGAATCTTTGAAACTAAGCTTCCAAACGGTGTCTCGATATGGGGACACACAGGTGGCATTCTAGGGTTTTCTACTATTGCTGGAGGTACACTTGGAGGCAAGCATACGTTAGTCGTCAGTTTGAACAGTTTGGGTAGAGATAACAGTCCTAATCCTTTTAAAAATATTTTGCTTGCTGAATTTAGCAAGTAG
- a CDS encoding PadR family transcriptional regulator, whose translation MDVEDWKSQIKRGTLEYCILLLIKQRPYYGYEIISKLEQYPIVAAKENTIYPLLRRLLKEEYVSSSWQESTEGLPPRKYYSITKKGNEYLNAMSLEWDNLLIAISEIKGV comes from the coding sequence ATGGATGTCGAAGATTGGAAATCACAAATTAAGCGAGGAACACTCGAATATTGTATTTTATTGCTAATAAAGCAGCGACCATATTATGGGTATGAAATCATAAGTAAGTTAGAGCAGTATCCTATTGTTGCTGCAAAAGAAAATACAATTTATCCTCTGCTTAGAAGATTATTGAAAGAAGAATATGTTTCTTCATCTTGGCAAGAAAGTACAGAGGGTTTGCCACCGAGAAAATATTATTCCATTACAAAAAAAGGAAACGAATACTTAAACGCTATGTCCTTAGAATGGGATAATTTATTAATTGCTATATCAGAAATTAAAGGAGTGTAA